The following coding sequences lie in one Spinacia oleracea cultivar Varoflay chromosome 1, BTI_SOV_V1, whole genome shotgun sequence genomic window:
- the LOC110799234 gene encoding alkane hydroxylase MAH1-like has translation MEYIDIFILLLSLLLLLLFCYFFRSKNGLPTNWPFLGMLPALLKNVQRIHDFATELMDNSHMTFPFKGPWFTNMYLLVTVHPANVHHVMSKNFGNYPKGSKFNEIFDVLGDGIFNTDSFVWKYHRKMAQSFLTHPKFHPFLVNKTWDKVEDGLIPVLNHFSDNHSNSNEVVDLQDLFARFTFDTICIISMDYDPKSLSINLPYNPSSKALDDVEEVIFYRHSVPSFVWKFQRWLDIGEENKYRKAWETLDSFIYKCIDMKRSQEEPINELLNVDLLTLYMKQDENGKIVNQGDNNKFLRDTILNIFVAGRDTTSATLSWFFYLLSKNPQVVSNIKKELDNNATICRENFKEVSNKLVYLHGALCETLRLYPPVAFEAKSPVEPDILPSGHHVNKNMQIIFSMYAMGRMKSIWGDDCYEFKPERWKSEQGNIRHEPSYKFLAFNAGPRTCLGKEMAFTQMKIIATTIIQNYVIEPVEEHPVVPNISIILHMKYGFKVRIRRSR, from the coding sequence ATGGAGTATATTGATATCTTTATACTCCTCCtctctcttcttctccttcttctcTTTTGCTACTTCTTTCGTAGCAAAAACGGGCTCCCGACAAACTGGCCTTTTCTAGGGATGCTTCCTGCACTCCTTAAAAACGTCCAAAGAATTCACGATTTTGCCACTGAACTGATGGACAATTCTCATATGACTTTCCCTTTTAAGGGTCCTTGGTTTACCAACATGTACTTGTTGGTTACCGTTCATCCCGCCAACGTGCACCATGTGATGAGCAAGAACTTTGGAAACTATCCCAAAGGTTCAAAATTCAATGAAATCTTCGATGTACTAGGAGATGGAATCTTTAATACAGATTCCTTCGTGTGGAAATACCATCGAAAAATGGCTCAATCTTTCCTTACCCACCCAAAATTCCACCCTTTTTTGGTTAACAAAACATGGGATAAAGTTGAGGATGGACTCATCCCTGTCCTTAACCATTTCTCTGATAATCATTCAAATTCTAACGAAGTTGTTGACTTGCAAGATTTATTTGCAAGATTCACTTTTGATACGATATGTATCATTTCTATGGATTACGATCCCAAATCTCTATCAATCAATTTGCCTTATAATCCATCGTCTAAGGCCTTAGACGACGTCGAAGAAGTGATCTTCTATCGCCATTCAGTGCCATCTTTTGTTTGGAAGTTCCAAAGGTGGTTAGATATTGGAGAAGAGAACAAGTATAGAAAAGCTTGGGAAACGCTTGATAGTTTCATCTACAAATGCATAGATATGAAGAGATCACAAGAAGAACCAATCAATGAGTTGTTGAACGTCGATCTACTCACTTTATACATGAAACAAGATGAAAATGGTAAGATTGTTAATCAAGGTGATAATAATAAGTTTTTAAGGGATACAATTCTAAATATTTTTGTAGCAGGACGTGACACAACTAGTGCTACGTTATCCTGGTTTTTTTACCTACTTTCTAAGAACCCACAAGTCGTTTCCAACATTAAAAAAGAGCTAGATAATAATGCGACGATATGTAGGGAGAATTTTAAAGAGGTGAGTAACAAGTTAGTGTATCTTCATGGTGCTTTATGTGAGACTTTACGATTATACCCTCCAGTTGCATTTGAGGCTAAGTCTCCTGTTGAGCCGGATATATTGCCAAGTGGCCACCACGTGAATAAAAATATGCAGATTATATTCAGTATGTATGCGATGGGGAGGATGAAATCTATATGGGGAGACGATTGTTACGAGTTTAAGCCGGAAAGATGGAAATCGGAACAAGGAAATATTAGACATGAGCCATCATACAAGTTTTTAGCTTTTAACGCGGGTCCAAGAACTTGCCTAGGAAAAGAAATGGCCTTCACACAAATGAAGATTATTGCCACAACCATAATTCAAAACTATGTGATTGAACCAGTTGAAGAACATCCAGTTGTTCCTAATATCTCTATAATCCTTCACATGAAGTATGGGTTTAAAGTTAGAATACGTCGTTCTCGATGA
- the LOC110799232 gene encoding uncharacterized protein, giving the protein MESWDVFRSYSRRRQHQCRQIRRKYKDYSNMELKCCLMKMIGFVVFLLVSSSLVSPVQSTSETSIVNDKPRNETQSFRPGDEVQRLTRIRQHLKKINKTPIKTIQSVDGDLIDCVLAHQQPAFDHPMLRGQKPLEEPERPKGHEREGKIYEESFQLWHVEGEECPIGTIPIRRTNEEEILRASSIKRFGRKRRKFVRRDSSSSDHEHAVGYVSGQQYYGAKASINVWSPKVANPYEFSLSQMWVISGSFGDDLNTIEAGWQVSPELYGDNYPRFFTYWTSDAYQATGCYNLLCSGFVQTNNRIAIGAAISPTSSYKGGQFDISLLIWKDPKHGNWWLEFGSGVLVGYWPSFLFTHLRDHASMVQFGGEVVNSRAGGFHTSSQMGSGHFSGEGFGKASYFRNLQIVDWGNSLISLSNLKVLADHPNCYDIRGGINNVWGNYFYYGGPGRNVRCP; this is encoded by the exons ATGGAATCTTGGGATGTATTCAGATCTTATTCAAGAAGAAGACAACATCAATGTAGACAAATTAGAAGAAAATACAAAGATTATAGTAATATGGAGCTTAAATGTTGTTTGATGAAGATGATTGGTTTTGTTGTCTTCCTACTTGTTTCTTCTTCTCTGGTTTCCCCTGTTCAATCGACCTCGGAAACCAGCATTGTGAATGATAAACCAAGGAATGAAACGCAGAGTTTTAGGCCGGGTGATGAAGTTCAGAGGTTAACAAGGATCAGACAACATCTTAAGAAGATCAACAAAACTCCTATTAAAACTATTCAA aGTGTAGATGGTGATCTTATAGATTGTGTGTTAGCACATCAACAACCAGCATTTGATCATCCCATGCTAAGAGGTCAAAAACCATTG GAAGAACCAGAAAGGCCAAAAGGGCATGAAAGAGAAGGGAAAATATATGAAGAAAGTTTCCAATTATGGCATGTAGAAGGTGAAGAATGCCCAATTGGAACAATTCCAATTAGAAGAACAAATGAAGAAGAAATATTGAGAGCTAGTTCTATTAAAAGATTTGGAAGAAAGCGTAGAAAATTTGTTAGAAGAGACTCCTCTAGCTCTGACCATgag CATGCAGTAGGATATGTATCTGGACAACAATATTATGGAGCAAAGGCTAGTATAAATGTATGGTCACCTAAAGTGGCTAACCCCTATGAGTTCAGCTTATCACAAATGTGGGTCATTTCTGGCTCATTTGGTGATGATCTTAACACAATAGAAGCTGGTTGGCAG GTTAGCCCAGAGCTATATGGTGACAACTATCCTAGGTTCTTTACTTATTGGACT AGCGATGCGTACCAAGCCACTGGGTGTTACAACTTGTTATGTTCGGGCTTTGTTCAAACTAATAATAGGATTGCAATTGGGGCTGCAATCTCACCAACATCTTCATACAAAGGAGGACAATTTGACATTAGCTTGTTAATATGGAAG gATCCGAAGCATGGAAATTGGTGGCTTGAATTCGGATCCGGGGTATTAGTCGGGTATTGGCCCTCATTTTTGTTCACTCACTTACGTGACCATGCAAGTATGGTTCAATTTGGAGGGGAAGTAGTGAATTCAAGGGCAGGAGGTTTCCATACTTCATCACAAATGGGAAGTGGTCATTTTTCAGGGGAAGGATTCGGAAAAGCCTCCTATTTTCGGAATTTGCAAATTGTAGATTGGGGTAATAGTTTAATTTCACTTTCCAACCTCAAGGTTTTGGCTGATCATCCGAATTGCTATGATATTAGAGGTGGGATTAATAATGTTTGGGGTAATTATTTTTACTATGGAGGTCCTGGAAGAAATGTTAGATGTCCCTAA